The Gemmatimonadales bacterium genome includes the window CTGTCCCGCCCAGACCTTCAATTCCGACTTGTCGGCGCCGCGATATGAATCCAGCCACCAGTCGAGTCGAAGGCGGAAAGGCGCGCGCAGCACAACCGGCTTACGATCACCGCCGGCGTAAGCCTCGTGATCTTCCGCCAGCTCGACGATCGGTTCCTCGTCTGCGAGCCGGGCCAGGATCACGGTGAGCGGCTGCTCCGTACCGCTGTGCGTAGCGATTTCAAACGTTTTCTGCGGGCCGGAGCCCGCAAACCAGCCCTCGGGCGACGTCCAGCCGTTCTCAGGCGTTCCGGGCCACAGACGGCTCGCCAGCTCTAGGGCGCCACAACAAGCGAAGAACTGACCCGGGTTGCGGAGATTGACATCGAGGCGGATGTCGGGCTCGGGATGCTCGGTCACGAAGCTGCCTCCTCGGCCGGCTCAATGCCCCTGCTCGCCTGGTAGTCGGCGGCGCGCAAGAGCGCCTCCAACCACGCCAGCCCCCAGTGGCCGAAGCGCCGCTGCAGCCGCGCATACCGTCGCATCACGGAGGCCGACAGAGCCTCGTTTTCTCCGAAGCGAACATCTTCGGCCAGGTCCCACTGAGCCTCTTCAAAATGCGGGCGCGCCCAGCCATGGTGGGCCGCAATGAGGTGCAGGATCAGGTCACGCTCCGGGTGCTCATTGATTAATGGATCCGCGGCGGCCTCGCGCAATGAGCCGAACTCGTGGCGATACCGGCCCGACAAATGGGAAACGAAACCACGCTGGCCGCTCTTGGCCCAAGGCTTCCATCCGTCACTGGCCGTCCGCGGATGGCCGATATCCGCCTGCCAAGCGTCACGGTTTTTCCCACGGTCGTGCCAGGTGGCAGCGCTCCGTACAGCCGCGGCGAGATTCACCGTGTGAGCAGAACCGTTGAGTCCGACCCGCTCTGCGATCCGACTCGCTGCCTCGTGAACCTGCGCCAGATGATCATCGAGAAACTGGCTGCTGGCGGCAGCACCGGGGTTTTCTTCCACGGCCTCGAGGCCCTGCTGCGCTGAGAGCAGGAGCAACAGGCGCGTCGGTTGCCCCGATTCCTCATCCCGGCGAAGCACGACGCGCCCCGTCTCGGCAACGCTCTCCAAACGTTGCCGCAACCACGCGGCTGCCTGAGCCAACGTGAGTCGAATGCCATCGGCAACTGCGAGCGGAGTCCCGCCATCGACGCCAAGTTGGCGAACCGACCATCCTCCGGTGCCCGGATCCTGCATCAGGAGAATCCGAGTTCGGTCGAGCTCATGGAGTGCGTTGGCCCCGCTCTCTTTCTGTGATTCTGCGAGATGCGTATCGGCAACATCGCGGACCAAGCCTCTGTCGCTGCCGTCGAGCATACCCTGAGGGTCGAGACCACCAGCCGCCGGCGGCAGTACGATGGTCGCCTCGCGCAGGCGATGCTGGCTCCCGCTCTTGAGCAGGCTCGTGAGCGTGGCTGCCTCCGGATCGCCTAGGGCGGGAAGGAGCAAGACCTTGGACTCGTGCAGGCGCTTGGCGATGCGTGTCAGCTCAGTGACCAGATCGTCGCGGAGTGGAGCGCGCAGTCTCTCGCGGGCCAGAATCGGATGCTTGGCAAAGAGCGTCTTTAGCCCCGACTCGAGCTCGTCCGCCTCCACCATCTCGGCGACTTCCTGTCGCCAAGCGATGTAAAGCGATGGCGGCTCGGCGGTGACCCCATGCAGCCACCGTTCGACCGGCGGCCGACCCGGGACGTCGTCGATCTGGGTCATTGACCAACCGTCGAGCAGAATGTCGGTAAGCTCCACCATGCGCGGCTCCGCAGAAAAGCACGCCTTCGCCCCGTCGGCCCCAAGGGAGTTCAACATCCTCCCGAGCGCTTGAGGGGCGGCATTGCGCCCACCGTCGATCAGGTCCAGCGACTCGAGGGCCATCGTGGTTGCGGCGATTCGTCTTCCTTCATCATCGTCCGATTCACCAGCGGCCTTCTCCTTGGTGCGCGGCAGGATCACGACGTCGACCATGGCAACGCCTCGGCCCAGCCGGTTTACTCGGCCAAGGCGCTGGATCATGGAGTCGAGGGTAGTGAAATCCGAGACCATATGGTCACCGTCAAGATCGACGCCCACCTCACCGGCCGATGTCGCGACGAGATATTCCGTCGCATCAGGCGGCCTCCGATTGGGGTCCGCGCGGAACCCGCCGAATATCGCGCGACGCCTCACCTGCTCGTCGGGTGCGTCGTGGAGGTGTGGCCCCGGCGCGGTCATGAGATCTCGCTCAAAGCCTCGAATCGTGCCCGTTAAGAGCACGGTGCGCCCTTTGGGCAACGCGCCGGCGACCTTCTTGGCGAGGCTGGGCGTGCGAACGTAAACGATGACCCGGCTCCGCGAAGGCTCGTGCCTGAGGGCGTGCCTGACCAGTTCAGCCGCAGGGTCGGCGCCGTCCGGCAGCGGGTGAAACGTCAGGACCTTCCGCGCCTCAAGCCGCCGCTCTACCTCCGGCTCCTTCTGCTCGGCGCTGCTCAGGCTGAAGACTCTTCCCAGCTGGCGCTGCGTCGCCGAGAGTTCCATTACTTTGAGAGGTCGTAACGTCCCTTGCTGGAAGGCTTGAATGGCTCTGGTGATCTTGCCGAATGCCGGCGAGAGATGTGCTTCGTCATGGACGATCAAGGCATCGTGCCCGATGAGCCCGGCGTGAAATGGACGCATCTTCCGCGACACGCCATAGCCGGAGAACAGCAGTCGGCTGCCGATCAGATCAACCGTACCGACGATGATTGCGGCCTTGGCGGGATCCTGCTGCCACTGCCGGTTATCGGCGAACTCACCGCGCAGCGTGCTGATCGCGAGTGGCAGACTTGCGTCACCCGCAATTCGCCTCAGCCCGTCGATGACATCTCTGACCGCCGGAGTGAGTCCTGCCGAAAGCCTGGAGCGCAGCTGCTCCGCCATTTCGGTTGCCTGATCCACGACGGTGCGGCGGTCAACTACATAGACTAGCCGGCGCGGAAGCGCGTCTTGATGCGGCTCGCCCTGCTGTTGCAAGGCAAGAGCAACCAACCAGACAGCGATTACGGATGTCTTGCCGAGGCCAGTCGGAATGCCACATGCTTGCGGCATGGGTCCCCGGAGCAATTCCTCAAACAATCGAGTTTGCCAGAGAAACGGGTCGTTCCCCGTGAGTCCCCTGAACGCGGCACGAAAATCGACATTCGTCATCGCGATGCTGCTCCGTGCAGGAGTTACTTCGAGCGCGAGCAGGTCGAATCTGCGGACAAACGGCCGCCTGGGGGGCGGACCTTGGCACCTCTAACTTTGTCGTGCCCGTGTGACACCGCCCAGCGTTGACGGTGTCACACCGATGCCGGCGGATTCTTGGCGCACGCATGCCGTGTGCAACCAATGGCAAACCTTCAATGGGGCCGCCGGTTTGATGTAGACTGCGCACGGAGGCGAGCACTCCACAGACGAACTAATGATCGGGTAGCACCTCCAGCATCGTTCGCCGCCGCAAGCTGAGCGGGAAGAATTGGCACAAGGCATAAGGTACGAATCGCCGTGAACTTGTCAAGGCGACTTGGGCGTGTAAAGCCAATAGCAAATAAGGAAGTCAGATACGACACCCCCTCGGTTGCATGGGCCACTCGCATACTTCGAGATAGAACAGAAGCCCCGATAGCCAGTCAGCCGGCGCGCAGCAATACGATCCTCGGTCACCGAAGCACCGTTGGGGCACCACAGACGCACTACGGTCCTGACATCCCTCGTGCGCCGTCTTCGCGCGCGGGCCAACTTACGGGAAGCCCCCTCGCTCGTCGCATGTTCGCGAAGAGCTCCGCCACCTCACTCATCTCCTCGACGATCTCAAGCTTCCTTTGGAATGGTAGTGCAAAGAAATCCTGATGCTGGCGCCGCCGGCTGCCTTCCCAAGTCACAAGCGACCAGTCAGGCTCTGTCGGCATTGCCACTGGCTCCGTGCAGCAATTCCAGCTCCGCTACGTCCGCTAGATCCTGCGGTCGGCCGGCCTCGCGCTTGAGGCGCAGCAGGGTCTCCAATCGGACGATGTGTGCGCTCGCACCCGGCCGGATCTCCTGGACTGTAGCGCGTCGGAATTCCTCATCGAAGTCGAACGGATCGGTCACGAAGACATCAACCGGCGTCTCGCGATGTGCATCGCTTTGGAAGTTAAGCACGGTCATTCCCTTCTCTGCAATCCACCGCGCGCGCTGTGCAGGATCGCCAAAACCCTCGGCAGTAACGGGTACCCTCGGCCTGAAGCCCAGCGACCCGAGCGCGTCGAACGCAGCGCGGATGGCCTCCGGCTGGAGCTTGATCACGAGATCGATATCCCATGTGAAGCGCCCGTATCCGTGCGCGATTACCGCGATTCCCCCGACGACGATATACGGCACCCCCGCCCCATTGAGCGCCCGCACGATCGCTTCCAGGCTCGCGACCTTCACCCCTGCGCTCGCACCTTCTTCACCTCCTCCGTCAACCGCGGCACCACCTCGAACAGATCCCCCACGATCCCGTAGTCCGCCACCTTGAAGATCGGCGCGTCCTTGTCCCGGTTGATCGCCACGATCGTCTTTGCCGTGCGCATGCCGGCCAGATGCTGGATCGCCCCCGAAATACCGACCGCGATGTAGAGCCCCGGGCTCACCGTCTTCCCAGTCTGCCCCACCTGCGCCCCGTGCTCGCGCCACCCCGCGTCCACCACCGCACGGCTCGCCCCCACCGCCGTATTGCCGAGCGCCTCGGCCAGCGCCTCGAGCAGCGCGAAATTGGCCGGCTCCTTGAGCCCACGCCCGCCCGATACCACGATCGGCGCCTCCGCCACGTCGAGCGCCGCCTTCTCCGGCGCCTTCACGCCGGTCACCGTCACCCGTTGCGTGAACTCGGGGACTTGTAACGCCTCGACGGCGGTCGGGCGGTCGGGCGGTCGGGCGGTCGAGGGCGCGCTCGCCTCGAACGTATTCGTCCTCACCGACGCCACCGCCGGCACACCGGTGAGCTTCACCCGCTCCAGCACCTTGCCCGCGTACACCGGCCGCGTCGCGACGACGGCGCCGCCCTCCGCGCCGAGCGCCACCACGTCCGTCGCGCAACCGACGCCGAGCCTGGCCGCCACGCGCGGCGCCAGGTCCTTGCCCGTCGCGGTCGCCGCGAAAAGCACCGCGGCGTAGTCGCGCGCGACGCTCGCCACCGTCGCCGCGAAACCGTCGGGGTTGTACTCTCCGAACCCCGCGTGCGTCGCCATCAGCACGCGGTCCGCTCCGCTCGCGCCGAGCGACGCCGCGCCCTCCACCGGCGCGCTCCCGAACACGAGCGCGGTCACCGTGCCTCCGCCCATCGCGGCCGAGAGCTGACGCGCCGCGCCCACCACCTCGCGCGAGACCTGCCGCAGCACGCCGTCGCGCGTCTCGGTCACCGCCAGAATGTCGGCCGGCATCTCAGAGCACCTTCGCTTCGGTGCGGAGCAGCCGCACCAGCTCGGGCACGGCGCCGGCGCCCTCGCCCACGATGCGCCCCGCCTTGCGCTCGGGCGGCGCCTCGAGCGCCAGCACCTCGAGCGTGCCGGGCCCAAGTGTCACCGGCTTCGTCTCCATCGGTTTCTTCTTTGCCGCCATGATGCCCTTGAGCGACGGGAGCCGCGGATTGTTGAGGCCCTTGTCGCAGGTGATGACCGCCGGCAGCCGGCAGGTGGAGACTTCGATGCCGCCCTCGATCTCGCGCTCCGCGAGAACGCCGCCGTCCTTCACCTCGAGCGCCGCCACCGCGGTGATGCACGGCAGTTCCAGCAGCTCGCCCAGCATCGGGCCCACTTGCTGGTTGTAGTCGTCCACGGCGAGCTTGCCGAGCAGGATCAGATCGTAGTTGCCGTCCTTGAGCTCTGCCGCGAGCGCGTGCGCGACGGCGAGGCCGTCCGGCAGCGCGACCGCGCGCCCGTCGCCCTCCGCCTTGAGCAGCACGGCGCGATCGATGCCCATGGCGAGCGCCGTGCGGAGCGTCTCCCCGCTCGCATCGGACCCGACCGCGCAGGCCACGGTCTCACCGCCGCCCGCCTTGTCCTTCAACGCGAGCGCTTCCTCCACCGCGAACTCGTCGTAGGGATTGAGCACGAACTTGAGACCGGTTTCGTCAATCGATTTGCGATCGGCGCCGGGCACGATCTTGGCCACCGTGTCGGGCACGCGCTTGAGGCAGACGGCGATCTTCAACGCACACCTCGCTGCACTCCACACCTCCCGTGAATGAACGCTCGCGACGCCGCGGCAAAGTTACCGGCGGCGGCGGCGCGGTGCCACCCGCCCCGCCGCGCCCCGGCCCGCGGGGGATTGCCTCGTGCCGCGCCGCGCCCTACGATGTGCGGGTGATCTTGTTCAAGAGCGGCACGACGGCGACGTCGGTGACGACGCCCGAAGGGCTCACGCTCAGGGTCGAGAGCATCGCCGGCCCGCACGGTGACGGCGCCGCCGGCGATCGCCCGGACGATGCGGCCGCTGCCGTCGTCATCCCGCTCGCCTCCTGGACCATGCCCGACCTGGCGCCGCTTGCCGAAGGGCGCCGGCTCATCGCCTACGACCCGCGCGGGCGCGGCGGATCGGATCCCGTCGGCGTGAGCGAGCGCGTGGGATTCGACGCCGACGTGGCCGACCTCGAGACCGTCCGCGCGGCGTTCGGTCTCGAGCGCATGGTGCTCGTCGGCTGGTCGTACTATGGCGGCATGGTCGCCCGCTACGCCCGCGCATACCCCGCGCGCATTGCCCGACTGGTGCAGCTCTGCCCCATTCCTCTGCGCCGTGTTCCCTGGTTCGGCCAGGGCGCGCAGGCGGTGGCGTCGCGGGTGAACGCCACCGCAATGACCGCGGTCCAGGCGAGCGTGCGCTCGGGCGCGGCGCTGCGCGATCCCGAGCGTTTCTGCCGCACGTGGCATCGCGCGATGATTCCCGCCTACGCCACCCGCCCCGATGCGCTCGACCGCATGCGCGCGCACCCCTGCCGCTGGCCCAACGAGCACCCGCTTCGACTGAACGCGCAGCTCGGCCGCATCTGGCAGGAGCTGGGCGACTGGGACTGGCGCGCCGACGTGGCGGCGCTCGACGTCCCCCGCCTCGTGCTCCACGCCGACGGCGACTTCCAGCCGCGCGCCTCGGCCGAGGAGTGGGCGATGGGGCGCGGTGCGCAGCTCGAAGTGATCACCGGCGCGGGACATCTGAGCTGGCTCGACAGGCCGGACGAGGTGCTGGAGGTGGTGGCGAGGTTTGTGACAGGCGGACAGGCGGACGGACGGACGGGCGGACAGTAACGGACCCGGCGTGCGTAGGGAGCAACATCGCCTGGTCGTCAGCCCGCCTGACCGCCCGTCCGCCTGACCGCCCGTCCGCCTACCCCGCCGCCTCTCTCAGCTTCTCAAACTCCCGCGCCAGCTCCGGCAACTGGTGATTCGCGTTGAGGCCACTCGGGCTGGGCAGCACCCAGAGGCCGGCGGCGCCCAGGCGTTCCTCCTGCGGGCCGATCACGGCGCGCGGCCGGCCGAACGCGGAGCGGTACGCGCCGATGCCGAGCACCGCTACCCAGCGCGGTCGGCGGGCGCGCACCTTGCGCGCGAGCACGCGGCCCCCGGCCTTGAGCTCGTCGTCGCCGAGCTCGGCCGCCGTCGCCGTGGCGCGCGAAACGAGATTGGTGATTCCGTACCCCAGCTCGAGCAACTGCTTCTCCTCCGAGGGATGCAGCACGCGCGGCGTGAATCCCGCCGCGTGCAGCGCGGGCCAGAAGCGATTGCCCGGCCGCGCGAAATGATGCCCGGTGGCACCGGAATAGAGTCCGGGGTTGATGCCGCAGAAGAGGATGGCGAGATCGGGCGCGAGTAGATCATCAATCGTGCGGCCTGCGGCGGCGGCGATCTCGGCGCGCGTCGGGCGGATGAACGCGCCATCGTTCATGAAGGGGTTACCGAGTGAGCTCGGCGCGGCGGAAGCAGTCCACCGTATGGTCGTTCACCATGCCCACGGCCTGCATGAACGCGTAGCAGATGGTCGAGCCCACGAAGCGGAATCCGCGGCGGCGGAGGTCGGCGCTCAGCGCATCGGACTCGGGCGTGCGCGCGGGCACGTCCCCGGACCGGCGGCGCGCGTTCACCCGCGGCGCTCCGCCCACGAATGGCCAGAGATAGCGGTCGAACGAACCGAATTCCCGCTGCACCTCGAGAAAGGCGCGGGCATTGCCGACCGCGCTCCCGATCTTCTGCCGGTGGCGCACGATCCCCGCATCGAGCACGAGCCGCTCGATCCGCGCCGGCGTGAACCGCGCCACGCGGGCCGGATCGAACCCGGCGAACGCGCGGCGGTAGTTCTCCCGCTTCCTGAGAATGGTGGACCAGCTGAGGCCAGCCTGCGCGCCTTCCAGCAGAATGAACTCGAACAGCACGCCGTCATCGTGCACCGGGACGCCCCACTCGGCGTCGTGGTACGCCACGTCGAGCGGCGTGCGCGCCCAGGCGCAGCGGACGGCGGGTGCGCCGGGGGCCGCAGGCGCGCCTATGACCCCTCCACCGCGACCCAGATTTCCACCCGGCCATCGGCCGAGTACAGCTCGAAGTCGGACGTGTAGACGCGGTGCGGGCCCTCGGGCCGCGAGCCGTCCGGCGGCGAGAAGAAATTCCAGATCCACCGCCACCCGGAAACGACCGCGCCCGGCCGCGGCCCCCTGCACGGAAAGACGAGGTGCGTGCCCGCCCTGAGCTCCGCGTCTTCGAGCTTGCTGCTCAACCGGCGGCGCGGCGTCACCTCCCGCCCGATGAGCAGCCGGTATGGCCCGGACGCGTCGGTGCGGTAGTCGGTGTACACCGCGAGCACCGGCCCGCGCGCGGCCATGCGCTCGAGCCGCATGGTCCAGTCTTCGGCGGCAAACCGGCGCCAGAGCTCGGGAATCCGCGCCTGCTTCGGATTCATCTCCGCGGCGTTCGACGTCCGGACCGCGATGCCGGCGATGCGCGCCGGCGCCTCCCGGCGCTCGAGCCGCGGCTTGGGCAGCGTAACTCGCGCGGCCTTGAGATGGGCCAGTGCTGCGGCGGCGACGAACCCGCGCACGAGCGGCGGCAGGACGCCGTCGAGTGCCGCGCGCTCGGGCTGAAAGAGCGTCGCGACGTAGAACGGGTGCACCGACGCGGGCAGCTCGACCACACGCACGTCGCCCTCGTCGTCGT containing:
- a CDS encoding electron transfer flavoprotein subunit alpha/FixB family protein, with product MPADILAVTETRDGVLRQVSREVVGAARQLSAAMGGGTVTALVFGSAPVEGAASLGASGADRVLMATHAGFGEYNPDGFAATVASVARDYAAVLFAATATGKDLAPRVAARLGVGCATDVVALGAEGGAVVATRPVYAGKVLERVKLTGVPAVASVRTNTFEASAPSTARPPDRPTAVEALQVPEFTQRVTVTGVKAPEKAALDVAEAPIVVSGGRGLKEPANFALLEALAEALGNTAVGASRAVVDAGWREHGAQVGQTGKTVSPGLYIAVGISGAIQHLAGMRTAKTIVAINRDKDAPIFKVADYGIVGDLFEVVPRLTEEVKKVRAQG
- the mug gene encoding G/U mismatch-specific DNA glycosylase → MNDGAFIRPTRAEIAAAAGRTIDDLLAPDLAILFCGINPGLYSGATGHHFARPGNRFWPALHAAGFTPRVLHPSEEKQLLELGYGITNLVSRATATAAELGDDELKAGGRVLARKVRARRPRWVAVLGIGAYRSAFGRPRAVIGPQEERLGAAGLWVLPSPSGLNANHQLPELAREFEKLREAAG
- a CDS encoding electron transfer flavoprotein subunit beta/FixA family protein; this encodes MKIAVCLKRVPDTVAKIVPGADRKSIDETGLKFVLNPYDEFAVEEALALKDKAGGGETVACAVGSDASGETLRTALAMGIDRAVLLKAEGDGRAVALPDGLAVAHALAAELKDGNYDLILLGKLAVDDYNQQVGPMLGELLELPCITAVAALEVKDGGVLAEREIEGGIEVSTCRLPAVITCDKGLNNPRLPSLKGIMAAKKKPMETKPVTLGPGTLEVLALEAPPERKAGRIVGEGAGAVPELVRLLRTEAKVL
- a CDS encoding DNA-3-methyladenine glycosylase I → MGRGGGVIGAPAAPGAPAVRCAWARTPLDVAYHDAEWGVPVHDDGVLFEFILLEGAQAGLSWSTILRKRENYRRAFAGFDPARVARFTPARIERLVLDAGIVRHRQKIGSAVGNARAFLEVQREFGSFDRYLWPFVGGAPRVNARRRSGDVPARTPESDALSADLRRRGFRFVGSTICYAFMQAVGMVNDHTVDCFRRAELTR
- a CDS encoding effector binding domain-containing protein codes for the protein MIAIANGVPATPAEPGAVRIALVGDYSRSVAAHHAIPRAIALAAADLGCPVAADWVHTRALAEALGDRHLPAARHPLAAYDAVWLVPGSPYADTGAALNAARYAREYRKPFLGTCGGFQHAIVEYAELEWSVRDAAHAELDPYGPDPVIGPLECALLDKVETIHLTPDSRIGRLYRAGMIEEPYHCRYGLNPMYAKRFRAQGLHCAGYDDEGDVRVVELPASVHPFYVATLFQPERAALDGVLPPLVRGFVAAAALAHLKAARVTLPKPRLERREAPARIAGIAVRTSNAAEMNPKQARIPELWRRFAAEDWTMRLERMAARGPVLAVYTDYRTDASGPYRLLIGREVTPRRRLSSKLEDAELRAGTHLVFPCRGPRPGAVVSGWRWIWNFFSPPDGSRPEGPHRVYTSDFELYSADGRVEIWVAVEGS
- the cas3u gene encoding type I-U CRISPR-associated helicase/endonuclease Cas3, yielding MTNVDFRAAFRGLTGNDPFLWQTRLFEELLRGPMPQACGIPTGLGKTSVIAVWLVALALQQQGEPHQDALPRRLVYVVDRRTVVDQATEMAEQLRSRLSAGLTPAVRDVIDGLRRIAGDASLPLAISTLRGEFADNRQWQQDPAKAAIIVGTVDLIGSRLLFSGYGVSRKMRPFHAGLIGHDALIVHDEAHLSPAFGKITRAIQAFQQGTLRPLKVMELSATQRQLGRVFSLSSAEQKEPEVERRLEARKVLTFHPLPDGADPAAELVRHALRHEPSRSRVIVYVRTPSLAKKVAGALPKGRTVLLTGTIRGFERDLMTAPGPHLHDAPDEQVRRRAIFGGFRADPNRRPPDATEYLVATSAGEVGVDLDGDHMVSDFTTLDSMIQRLGRVNRLGRGVAMVDVVILPRTKEKAAGESDDDEGRRIAATTMALESLDLIDGGRNAAPQALGRMLNSLGADGAKACFSAEPRMVELTDILLDGWSMTQIDDVPGRPPVERWLHGVTAEPPSLYIAWRQEVAEMVEADELESGLKTLFAKHPILARERLRAPLRDDLVTELTRIAKRLHESKVLLLPALGDPEAATLTSLLKSGSQHRLREATIVLPPAAGGLDPQGMLDGSDRGLVRDVADTHLAESQKESGANALHELDRTRILLMQDPGTGGWSVRQLGVDGGTPLAVADGIRLTLAQAAAWLRQRLESVAETGRVVLRRDEESGQPTRLLLLLSAQQGLEAVEENPGAAASSQFLDDHLAQVHEAASRIAERVGLNGSAHTVNLAAAVRSAATWHDRGKNRDAWQADIGHPRTASDGWKPWAKSGQRGFVSHLSGRYRHEFGSLREAAADPLINEHPERDLILHLIAAHHGWARPHFEEAQWDLAEDVRFGENEALSASVMRRYARLQRRFGHWGLAWLEALLRAADYQASRGIEPAEEAAS
- a CDS encoding alpha/beta hydrolase encodes the protein MILFKSGTTATSVTTPEGLTLRVESIAGPHGDGAAGDRPDDAAAAVVIPLASWTMPDLAPLAEGRRLIAYDPRGRGGSDPVGVSERVGFDADVADLETVRAAFGLERMVLVGWSYYGGMVARYARAYPARIARLVQLCPIPLRRVPWFGQGAQAVASRVNATAMTAVQASVRSGAALRDPERFCRTWHRAMIPAYATRPDALDRMRAHPCRWPNEHPLRLNAQLGRIWQELGDWDWRADVAALDVPRLVLHADGDFQPRASAEEWAMGRGAQLEVITGAGHLSWLDRPDEVLEVVARFVTGGQADGRTGGQ